From Sodalis glossinidius str. 'morsitans', the proteins below share one genomic window:
- the terL gene encoding phage terminase large subunit: MLDVVEAQIRKRLPDAIISNIIALQKEYHCLVWGIEAVQFQEFLRTELIKRAAQLGHPVPARAIIPHADKLLRIETLQPHMENGLIRLHASQTTLIQQLRHFPRADHDDGPDALHMLWTLAVSHGPKTEYRSLSGAVTPDGWAFPVEAGNGHFHRYLRPAVAPPHPDASADRR, translated from the coding sequence GTGCTGGATGTGGTGGAAGCGCAGATACGCAAGCGGCTGCCGGACGCCATTATTAGCAATATCATTGCCCTGCAAAAAGAATACCACTGTCTGGTCTGGGGCATTGAGGCGGTGCAGTTTCAGGAGTTTCTGCGCACCGAGCTGATTAAGCGTGCCGCGCAGCTGGGCCACCCGGTGCCGGCGCGCGCCATTATTCCCCATGCCGACAAGCTGTTACGTATCGAGACCCTGCAGCCTCATATGGAAAACGGACTTATCAGGCTGCATGCCAGCCAGACCACCCTGATACAGCAGCTGCGTCACTTTCCCCGCGCCGACCATGACGACGGCCCGGACGCGCTGCATATGCTCTGGACGCTGGCCGTGAGCCACGGCCCGAAAACCGAATACCGCTCATTGTCCGGTGCCGTCACCCCGGACGGCTGGGCTTTTCCCGTGGAGGCTGGTAATGGGCATTTTCACCGATATTTACGGCCGGCTGTTGCGCCACCGCACCCTGACGCATCCGCAGACCGCCGATGA
- a CDS encoding helix-turn-helix domain-containing protein yields MLDKNEVNHRDWHRIDIVASLHKKGITMQDLSRSSGLASSTLKNALYRPYPKGERIIANALNVDPVAFGRVVI; encoded by the coding sequence ATGTTAGATAAAAATGAAGTGAATCATCGTGACTGGCACCGGATTGATATCGTGGCCTCCCTGCATAAGAAAGGGATCACCATGCAAGATCTCTCCCGCAGCTCGGGGCTGGCGTCCAGCACGTTAAAAAACGCGCTGTATCGTCCCTATCCCAAAGGTGAACGCATTATCGCTAATGCACTCAATGTGGATCCGGTAGCATTTGGCCGAGTCGTTATATGA
- a CDS encoding DUF3164 family protein: MVKDIVARARPLHEALRDFKHRAFVDIQALIDLSIEQYGVKRGGRKGNVTLYSFDGRYKVIRALQDRITFDERIQAAKALIDDCMAE; the protein is encoded by the coding sequence CTGGTTAAAGATATTGTGGCGCGTGCCCGGCCGCTGCATGAGGCATTAAGAGATTTTAAACACCGCGCGTTTGTCGATATTCAGGCATTGATTGACCTGTCGATTGAGCAGTACGGGGTAAAACGTGGCGGCAGAAAAGGCAATGTGACGCTGTATTCCTTTGATGGCCGCTACAAGGTCATCCGCGCCCTGCAGGACCGCATTACCTTTGATGAGCGTATCCAGGCCGCCAAGGCATTGATTGATGATTGCATGGCGGAGTGA
- a CDS encoding AAA family ATPase, protein MRDKHWLVLVDEAELLPYRALEVLRRIHDSFGVAIVLAGMPRLLLNLKGSRGEYAQLYSIAGWAWR, encoded by the coding sequence TTGCGTGATAAGCACTGGCTGGTGCTGGTTGACGAGGCCGAGCTGCTGCCCTACAGGGCGCTTGAGGTCTTGCGGCGCATTCACGACAGTTTCGGGGTGGCCATTGTGCTGGCGGGGATGCCGCGTCTGCTGCTCAATCTGAAAGGCTCACGCGGGGAATATGCCCAGCTCTATAGCATAGCCGGGTGGGCATGGCGTTAG
- a CDS encoding DUF3164 family protein, producing the protein MRARSYWPLLTTFSTDKNGDINPAHILQLRRHDITDPRWLRAMDALAETVQVVSSKSYIRLYERIEETGQYRPLSLDIAGV; encoded by the coding sequence ATGCGCGCCCGGAGCTACTGGCCATTATTGACCACGTTTTCCACCGATAAGAACGGTGATATTAATCCGGCCCACATCCTGCAGCTGCGTCGCCATGATATTACCGACCCGCGCTGGTTGCGGGCAATGGATGCACTGGCGGAAACGGTGCAGGTGGTGAGCAGCAAGAGTTATATCCGCCTTTATGAGCGTATTGAGGAGACCGGGCAATATCGGCCGTTGTCGCTGGATATCGCCGGGGTATGA
- a CDS encoding 3'-5' exonuclease, with amino-acid sequence MNNVILDIETLGKKTGCPILSVAAVMFEPATGRVGQTFYARIDYQVAPQYGEPEEETLLWWQKQSDESRQEAFGGKACPNVVACALRMFIATHCAKPRVPWGNGAVFDIALLESWFDRVDPQKDDQGNDRYPGHSGMSPTCAPWCGCQALMCAPSRLTVKSIVRWPMPCTRSR; translated from the coding sequence ATGAATAACGTGATACTCGATATCGAAACGCTGGGTAAAAAAACCGGTTGCCCGATATTGTCGGTGGCGGCGGTGATGTTTGAGCCGGCAACAGGGCGGGTCGGACAGACGTTTTATGCGCGTATCGATTATCAGGTCGCACCCCAATACGGTGAGCCAGAGGAAGAGACCCTGTTGTGGTGGCAAAAACAGAGCGATGAGTCGCGTCAGGAGGCCTTTGGCGGTAAAGCGTGTCCCAACGTGGTCGCTTGCGCCTTGCGAATGTTCATCGCCACCCACTGCGCCAAACCTCGCGTGCCCTGGGGTAACGGCGCGGTATTCGATATTGCCCTGCTGGAGAGCTGGTTCGACCGCGTTGACCCGCAAAAAGACGACCAGGGCAATGACCGCTACCCTGGTCATTCTGGGATGTCGCCAACCTGCGCACCCTGGTGCGGCTGTCAGGCATTGATGTGCGCGCCATCGCGTTTGACGGTGAAAAGCATCGTGCGCTGGCCGATGCCCTGCACCAGGTCAAGATAG
- a CDS encoding integrase catalytic domain-containing protein — protein sequence MPVNGCWIADGKSLNMKVAHPIHGRPFTPELTLVLDGSTRYLLGWSLSLAENAIAVADAWRYALQHHGKSLFAYSDNGGGETNKMLDADITGIFPRLGIEHITGIPGNPQARGIIER from the coding sequence ATGCCGGTGAACGGCTGCTGGATAGCCGATGGCAAGTCGCTGAACATGAAAGTGGCGCATCCGATACACGGGCGGCCCTTTACCCCGGAGCTGACTTTGGTGCTCGACGGGAGCACCCGGTATCTGTTGGGCTGGAGCCTGTCTCTGGCGGAAAACGCCATCGCGGTAGCGGATGCGTGGCGTTATGCCCTCCAGCACCACGGCAAGTCATTGTTTGCCTACTCCGATAACGGTGGCGGTGAGACCAACAAGATGCTGGATGCGGATATCACCGGGATTTTCCCCCGGCTGGGCATTGAGCATATTACTGGTATCCCCGGCAATCCCCAGGCGCGAGGCATTATTGAGCGCTGA
- a CDS encoding AAA family ATPase, whose protein sequence is MYDNARTYFPADGTVRHTQSKVADKTGLSGATISQYLKGVYNGNIDNVESTLRDFLDRETERAHRRDIKVHFVPTHLARVALDLISVTHDFGDIGVIYGPAGMGKSMVLKEYVRANSANKGVILIESAPGYTAKVLLQALCARLGLRKTGNIHELIEECVQGLA, encoded by the coding sequence TTGTATGACAACGCGAGAACGTATTTTCCAGCTGATGGAACGGTCAGGCATACCCAGAGCAAGGTAGCCGATAAAACCGGATTAAGCGGTGCCACCATTTCACAATATTTAAAGGGGGTCTACAACGGCAATATTGATAACGTCGAGAGCACGTTACGGGATTTTCTTGACCGTGAGACAGAGCGCGCCCACCGGCGGGACATCAAGGTGCATTTTGTGCCGACCCATCTGGCCAGGGTGGCGCTGGACCTGATTAGCGTCACGCACGACTTCGGCGATATCGGCGTGATATACGGCCCGGCAGGCATGGGGAAAAGCATGGTGCTGAAGGAGTATGTGCGCGCCAACAGCGCCAATAAAGGCGTCATCCTGATTGAATCCGCTCCCGGCTATACCGCCAAGGTGTTATTGCAGGCGCTGTGCGCCCGGCTGGGTCTGCGAAAAACCGGCAATATCCACGAGCTGATAGAGGAGTGTGTGCAGGGGCTTGCGTGA
- a CDS encoding N-acetylmuramoyl-L-alanine amidase: MSRVIHRIIIHCAATPNGSVLGRCGETAAPVIDRWHRARGFQRDAPANDNGLTSIGYHGVIDADGQLLTGRGAEEVGAHVCGYNADSLGLCLWEPTSLLRRSGPCCAPGIDAACVFARC, translated from the coding sequence ATGTCCCGCGTCATTCATCGCATTATCATTCACTGCGCCGCCACGCCCAATGGTAGCGTTCTGGGGCGGTGTGGCGAAACCGCCGCCCCGGTGATTGATCGCTGGCACCGGGCACGCGGTTTTCAGCGTGACGCCCCGGCCAATGATAACGGTTTGACCAGCATCGGCTACCACGGGGTGATTGACGCTGACGGTCAGCTGCTGACCGGGCGAGGTGCAGAAGAAGTGGGTGCCCATGTGTGCGGCTATAATGCCGACTCGCTGGGACTCTGCCTGTGGGAACCGACCAGTTTACTTCGGCGCAGTGGGCCGTGCTGCGCACCAGGTATTGACGCTGCGTGTGTGTTTGCCCGATGCTAG
- a CDS encoding phage protein GemA/Gp16 family protein, with amino-acid sequence MKNLIKIVHTGKNKLGWDEETYRGVLLRETGKNSAKDCTTPELERVARLAQPLLPGRVGPAEG; translated from the coding sequence ATGAAAAATCTGATTAAAATTGTGCATACGGGTAAAAATAAACTCGGCTGGGATGAAGAGACCTATCGCGGCGTCCTGCTGCGCGAGACCGGTAAAAATAGCGCCAAGGACTGTACCACTCCCGAGCTGGAGCGCGTGGCGCGCCTGGCGCAACCGCTGCTTCCTGGCCGAGTTGGACCGGCTGAGGGCTGA
- a CDS encoding Mu transposase C-terminal domain-containing protein: MTPAAYRKVLLAEEGYNIEYLTQGELREIFMPEEKRVAQRGWVELLNNQYFARELIEVDR, translated from the coding sequence ATGACGCCGGCAGCCTACCGCAAGGTCCTGCTGGCTGAGGAAGGATACAACATTGAATACCTGACGCAGGGCGAGTTGCGCGAGATCTTTATGCCGGAAGAGAAACGGGTGGCCCAGCGCGGTTGGGTTGAATTGTTGAATAACCAGTATTTTGCCAGGGAGCTGATTGAGGTAGACCGCTAG